Sequence from the Brevundimonas diminuta genome:
TACACCGACAGCGCCGTGCGCACGGCGGTGGAGCTGTCTGCGCGCTACATGACCGACCGCAAACTGCCGGACAAGGCGATCGACGTGATCGACGAGGCCGGGGCGTCGCAGATGCTGCTGACCGAATCCAAGAGGAAGAAGGTCATCGGCCAGAAGGAGGTCGAGGCCGTCATCGCCAAGATGGCCCGCATCCCGGCCAAGTCGGTGTCCAAGTCTGACACGGAAAGCCTGCGCGAGCTGGAAACCGACCTGAAGCGCGCCGTCTTCGGTCAGGAACAGGCCATCGAACAGGTGTCAGCGGCCATGAAGCTGGCGCGGGCAGGTCTTCGTGATCCAAACAAGCCGATCGGCAGCTTCCTGTTCAGCGGCCCAACCGGCGTCGGCAAGACCGAGGTCGCCAAGCAACTCGCCGCCACCCTGGGCATCGAGATGCAGCGCTTCGACATGTCGGAGTATATGGAGCGTCACACGGTCAGCCGACTGATCGGGGCGCCTCCCGGCTATGTCGGGCACGACCAGGGCGGGCTTCTGACCGACGCCGTCGATCAGCATCCTCACGCCGTCGTGCTGCTGGACGAGATCGAGAAGGCTCACCCGGATGTCTACAACATCCTGCTGCAGGTGATGGACAACGGCATGCTGACCGACGCGGTCGGCAAGAAGGTTGATTTCAGGAACGTCATCCTGATCATGACGACCAACGCCGGGGCTGCCGACAACGCCCGCGCCTCCATCGGCTTTGGCCGGGGCAAGGTCGAGGGCGAAGACGACAAGGCCATTCAGCGCCTGTTCGCGCCGGAGTTCCGCAATCGCCTGGACGCCATCGTGGCCTTCAAGCCGTTGCAGGCCGACACGATCCGCTCGGTGGTGACCAAGTTCATCCTTCAGCTGGAAGCCCAGCTGGCGGACCGCAACATCACCATTGAACTGACCGACGAAGCCGCCGACTGGCTGGCCAAGAACGGCTTCGACGAACTGTATGGCGCGCGTCCGCTGGCGCGGGTCATCCAGGACTCGATCAAGAAGCCGCTGGCCGACGACATCCTGTTCGGCCGCCTGACGCGCGGCGGACACGTCAGGGTCCAACTGAAAGACGGCAAGATCGACTTCGACATCACGAGCGCCACCGCGCCCGCGAAGGCCGAGGAAGAAGAGACGGCCTGATCCTCGAAAGGGTGACAGTGAAAGGCCCGGCTGGCAGCAGCCGGGCCTTTTTCTATGCCTGCTTGTAGGGCGACAGTTCTTCGATCATCACCCGCATCTCCGCAGCGACGGCCGGGCGTTCGCCGTCCAGATAGCGGGCGACGGGATCGCGCAGGGCGGGGTCGGCGATAAAATGGGCGGAATAGACGGGGGAGGGCAGGTAGCCGCGCGCGATCTTGTGGTCGCCTTGGGCCCCGGCTTCAACGCGGGACAGGCCACGCGAAATGGCGAATTCGATAGCCTGATAATAGCAAAGCTCGAAATGCAGGAAGGGCACGTCTTCAAGCGTGCCCCACTGACGGCCGTACAGGGCGTCGCGGCCGATGAAGTTCAGAGCGCCGGCGATGGGCGTCGCGTCTCGAAATGCCATCACCAGGGCGATTCGGTCGGCCATGGTGGCGCCGATGCAACTGAAGAAGTCGCGCGTCAGATAGGGCCGGCCCCATTTGCGCGAGCCGGTGTCCATGTAGAAGGCGAAGAAGGCGTCCCAGTGGGCCTCGGTGATGTCGGCGCCGGTCAGGATGCGGATATCCAGATCGGCCTGGGCGTCGCGACGCTCGCGCTTGATGGTTTTGCGGCGATTGGCCGACAGGGCGGCCAGGAAGTCGTCGAAGGTCCGATAGCCGTCATTGCGCCAGATGAACTGGATGTCCTGGCGTGGCAGTAGGTCCGCCTCGGTCATGGCCGACCAATCGGCTTCGGTCGGGAAGTTGATGTGTAGGGACGAGACGCCCAGCCGTTCGGCCAGGGTCACCGCCCCGTGGATCAGGGCCTGACGCACCGTCGCGGCGTCGGTCTCGGGATGGTTCAGGAAGCGCGGGCCGGTCGCGGGCGTAAAGGGCACGGCGCCCAGCAGCTTGGGATAATACCGGCCGCCGGCCCGGTCATAGGCGTCGGCCCAGCTATGGTCGAAGACATATTCGCCTTGGCTGTTGCCCTTCAGATAGAGGGGCATGACGCCCAGCACCGCGTTGTCTTCACCCCTCAGGGCCAGGTGGCGTGGGGCCCAGCCCTGGCGCGGCGCGGCGCTGCCTGAGGCCTCGCACGCGAGCAGGAAATCATAGGAGACAAAGGGGTCGCCGGTGGGCAGCGCGCACGCGTCCCAGGCCTCTCGGCCGATGTCGGCGATCCCTTCGTGAACCGAGATCTGAAAGATCAGCGGATCTCCACGATCGCATCGATCTCGACGGCGAAGCCGAGCGGCAGCTTGTACACGCCGACGGCCGAGCGGGCGTGCTTGCCGGCGTCGCCGAAGACCTCGACCATCATGTCCGAGCAGCCGTTGATGACGGCGGGAATGGCGGTGAAGTCGGGGCCGGCCTGAACGAAACCGCCCAGTTTGACGATGCGGACCACCCGGTCCAGATCGCCATCGCAGGCGGCCTTGATTTGGGCGATCAGGTTCAGACCGCACAGACGCGCGGCTTCCAGCGCCTGCTCCGGCGTCACGTCGACGCCGACCGTGCCCTTGATGCCGCCGTTCGCGTCATTCGACAGCTGGCCCGAGATGGTGACCTGATGGCCCGAGCGGACATAGGAGACATAGCTGGCCACCGGCTTGGCGGGTTCCGGCAGGGTGAGGCCGAGTTCGGCGATGCGGGCTTCGATGCTCATGGGGGCTCCTGTTTATCTGGGCGCGGTTTAGCGCGGGGCAAGGGCGGCGTCACCCGTTCGGCGCGCTTTAAAGGTTCGCCAACCGCGCCGTGTCATGGTGCGATCATGGATATGCACCTGACCCCCGACGTCGCCGCCTTCCATGCCGTGCTGGCGCGGTTGTCCCCCGGCGACCGCGCGCGCGTGGACGCCGCCGTCGTCCCGACCGCGCAAAAGGCCGCCGAGGCCGCGCCGCATTGGGATTTCGAAATGCCGGCCAAGGCGGTGGATGCGCTGTTGGGCGCTGATGCATCGGACGATGTGCGTCGCGGCCTGGTCGCCGCCTGGGCGCTGCAACTGCCCGACCGAGCGGCGGCGATG
This genomic interval carries:
- the clpA gene encoding ATP-dependent Clp protease ATP-binding subunit ClpA is translated as MPSFSRPLEETLHRAVGYANARRHEYATLEHLLLALIDDPDATGVMQACNVDLSALKAALTLYVDNDLAALATSDGEDAKPTAGFQRVIQRAVIHVQSSGREEVSGANVLVAIFSERESHAAYFLQEQDMTRYDAVNFIAHGIAKKAGANEARPAKGASPEEAEDASAVKQGGEALEAYCVDLNEKSRQGKVDPLIGRQAEVDRSIQILCRRTKNNPLLVGDPGVGKTAIAEGLARKIVNGEVPDVLKDATIYSLDMGALLAGTRYRGDFEERLKQVVKELENHDNAVLFIDEIHTVIGAGATSGGAMDASNLLKPALASGTLRCMGSTTYKEYRQHFEKDRALVRRFQKIDVNEPTVEDTVKILKGLKTYYEQHHKVRYTDSAVRTAVELSARYMTDRKLPDKAIDVIDEAGASQMLLTESKRKKVIGQKEVEAVIAKMARIPAKSVSKSDTESLRELETDLKRAVFGQEQAIEQVSAAMKLARAGLRDPNKPIGSFLFSGPTGVGKTEVAKQLAATLGIEMQRFDMSEYMERHTVSRLIGAPPGYVGHDQGGLLTDAVDQHPHAVVLLDEIEKAHPDVYNILLQVMDNGMLTDAVGKKVDFRNVILIMTTNAGAADNARASIGFGRGKVEGEDDKAIQRLFAPEFRNRLDAIVAFKPLQADTIRSVVTKFILQLEAQLADRNITIELTDEAADWLAKNGFDELYGARPLARVIQDSIKKPLADDILFGRLTRGGHVRVQLKDGKIDFDITSATAPAKAEEEETA
- a CDS encoding GNAT family N-acetyltransferase is translated as MIFQISVHEGIADIGREAWDACALPTGDPFVSYDFLLACEASGSAAPRQGWAPRHLALRGEDNAVLGVMPLYLKGNSQGEYVFDHSWADAYDRAGGRYYPKLLGAVPFTPATGPRFLNHPETDAATVRQALIHGAVTLAERLGVSSLHINFPTEADWSAMTEADLLPRQDIQFIWRNDGYRTFDDFLAALSANRRKTIKRERRDAQADLDIRILTGADITEAHWDAFFAFYMDTGSRKWGRPYLTRDFFSCIGATMADRIALVMAFRDATPIAGALNFIGRDALYGRQWGTLEDVPFLHFELCYYQAIEFAISRGLSRVEAGAQGDHKIARGYLPSPVYSAHFIADPALRDPVARYLDGERPAVAAEMRVMIEELSPYKQA
- a CDS encoding RidA family protein, coding for MSIEARIAELGLTLPEPAKPVASYVSYVRSGHQVTISGQLSNDANGGIKGTVGVDVTPEQALEAARLCGLNLIAQIKAACDGDLDRVVRIVKLGGFVQAGPDFTAIPAVINGCSDMMVEVFGDAGKHARSAVGVYKLPLGFAVEIDAIVEIR